A genomic segment from Oncorhynchus keta strain PuntledgeMale-10-30-2019 chromosome 7, Oket_V2, whole genome shotgun sequence encodes:
- the LOC118386451 gene encoding indian hedgehog B protein-like: MRLSVLVGLFIGCALFLAPVTEGCGPGRGYGKRRLPKKLTPLAYKQFSPNVAEKTLGASGRHEGKITRNSERFKELTPNYNPDIIFKDEENTAADRLMTQRCKDKLNSLAISVMNMWPGVKLRVTEGWDEDGHHSEDSLHYEGRAVDITTSDRDRNKYSMLARLAVEAGFDWVYYESKAHVHCSVKSEHSVAAKTGGCFPGRSLVTLDDGSSRAVQDLQPGDRVLASSGVDGSRIGGDLVYSEFFTFLDHEPAARKQFYVLGTETGANLTLTAAHLVFVTEGNCSVGESGAVMRTMYASDIRPGQCVLTAGRNQGLQGILSQVIWVHIQMDTGAFAPLTRHGSLVVDGVLASCYAAMDQHHLAHWAFGPLRLLYSWTRWTGASLGDGLHWYSQVLHWIGTFLLDPGHFHPWGMVMHDSER; encoded by the exons ATGCGTCTCTCCGTGCTTGTAGGGCTCTTCATCGGCTGCGCCCTGTTTCTCGCACCTGTAACCGAGGGCTGTGGGCCGGGGAGGGGATACGGCAAGAGACGTCTGCCAAAGAAGCTCACACCCCTCGCTTATAAGCAGTTCAGCCCAAACGTTGCCGAGAAAACACTGGGCGCCAGTGGCAGACACGAAGGCAAAATAACGAGAAACTCAGAACGGTTCAAAGAACTCACTCCCAACTATAACCCTGATATCATTTTTAAAGATGAGGAGAATACGGCTGCCGATCGACTTATGACCCAG cgttGTAAAGACAAGCTGAACTCCTTGGCCATCTCTGTGATGAACATGTGGCCTGGGGTGAAGCTGAGAGTGACAGAAGGATGGGACGAGGACGGGCACCACTCAGAGGACTCCCTCCATTATGAGGGAAGAGCGGTGGACATCACCACCTCAGACCGGGACAGGAACAAGTACTCCATGCTGGCTCGCCTGGCCGTGGAGGCTGGCTTCGACTGGGTCTACTACGAATCGAAGGCACACGTGCACTGCAGTGTCAAGTCAG AGCACTCAGTAGCAGCTAAGACCGGGGGCTGTTTCCCTGGTCGTTCTCTGGTCACTCTGGATGACGGGAGCAGCAGGGCTGTTCAGGACCTCCAGCCAGGTGACCGGGTCCTGGCCTCCTCGGGGGTTGATGGCAGCAGGATCGGAGGAGACCTCGTCTACAGTGAGTTCTTCACCTTCCTGGACCACGAGCCTGCAGCCAGGAAACAGTTCTACGTGTTGGGAACAGAGACGGGAGCGAACCTGACCCTCACCGCGGCTCATCTTGTGTTCGTGACCGAGGGTAACTGTTCAGTGGGCGAATCGGGTGCTGTCATGCGGACTATGTACGCCAGCGACATACGGCCAGGACAGTGTGTGCTGACCGCAGGGAGAAACCAAGGACTACAGGGAATCCTCTCCCAGGTCATTTGGGTCCACATCCAGATGGACACCGGGGCCTTCGCCCCTCTGACACGCCACGGTTCACTGGTGGTGGACGGCGTACTAGCCTCGTGCTAcgctgctatggaccagcaccaTCTAGCCCACTGGGCATTTGGCCCCCTCCGCCTGCTGTACAGCTGGACCAGATGGACTGGTGCCTCTCTAGGAGACGGACTACACTGGTACTCACAAGTCCTGCATTGGATAGGAACGTTCCTATTGGACCCTGGACATTTCCACCCCTGGGGGATGGTCATGCACGactcagagagataa